The Fusarium keratoplasticum isolate Fu6.1 chromosome 8, whole genome shotgun sequence genome includes a region encoding these proteins:
- a CDS encoding Sulfatase domain-containing protein, protein MGSAPELTPKRPNFLFILADDLGFSDIGCYGAEIQTPNIDRLASEGLRMLNHHAAAACSPTRAMLLSGTDAHLGGLGVLIEYKRSESGAKRFGGKAGYEGYLNNDVATIPEVLQDNGYFTAMSGKWHLGLRASQGPWERGFQKAFAMLPGCCNHYGWEPVQERLPVGGRPVHAEEGKKVDMTPNKTEDPNGFYSTDFYTNRLIQYLQNRSDDDKSKPFFGFLPYTAPHWPLQCSKAQRDKYKGMYDDGPYALRERRLKKLVELGIIDESVVPHKVETETMGVGEWDELTSEEKMLSSKAMEAYAGMVDSIDVNVGKVVEYLKDTGEYDNTFIVFMSDNGAEGAAMEAVPVMGDNITRAIHQYYDNSYDNIGSWNSFTWLGPLWAQASTAPSRLFKCFPSQGGILVPCVVKPPADTFLPSFSPGSLNRSFSTVMDFAPTFLELAGVSLPPASEKTVSTELGKGSATTKRSMTTFRGKDVHAMRGKSWIPHFARGKKIEDDEVWAIHSSSEPVGWELFARGALRKGDWKIVHFDKTEGGAGEGDEGWELFNVAQDPGETTDLAKTEPEKLKELLAHWDEYVVECGIVWGEVASSSGVSKDEAPQLWEDEVELQKAWMGARGGDCPVDCK, encoded by the exons ATGGGTAGCGCCCCTGAATTGACGCCCAAGCGTCCCAActttctcttcatcctcgccgaTGACCTT GGTTTCTCCGACATTGGTTGCTATGGCGCCGAGATCCAGACACCCAATATCGATCGCTTGGCCTCCGAGGGCCTACGTATGCTCAACCACCATGCTGCCGCAGCCTGCTCGCCCACACGGGCCATGCTCCTCAGCGGAACCGATGCCCACCTCGGTGGCCTGGGAGTCTTGATTGAGTACAAGAGGAGCGAAAGCGGGGCTAAGCGCTTTGGCGGCAAGGCCGGTTACGAGGGCTACCTCAACAACGATGTTGCAACTATACCAGAGGTTCTACAAGACAATGGCTACTTTACTGCCATGTCAGGCAAG TGGCATCTTGGTCTCCGTGCCTCCCAAGGACCATGGGAGCGTGGCTTCCAGAAGGCTTTTGCTATGCTGCCTGGGTGCTGCAACCACTACGGCTGGGAGCCAGTGCAAGAGAGGCTCCCAGTCGGTGGTCGTCCAGTTCATGCGgaagagggaaagaaggtTGACAT GACACCTAACAAGACCGAAGACCCGAACGGATTCTACTCGACCGACTTCTACACGAACCGACTTATCCAATACCTCCAAAACCGCTCCGATGACGATAAATCGAAGCCCTTCTTCGGTTTCCTTCCATACACTGCACCTCATTGGCCTTTGCAATGCTCCAAGGCACAGCGAGACAA ATACAAGGGGATGTATGATGACGGTCCATACGCTCTACGTGAACGCCGACTAAAAAAGCTCGTCGAACTGGGCATCATTGACGAATCCGTGGTGCCGCACAAAGTCGAAACAGAGACAATGGGTGTTGGAGAGTGGGATGAGCTAACATCAGAAGAAAAGATGCTATCCAGCAAGGCTATGGAAGCATATGCCGGCATGGTGGACTCGATCGACGTCAATGTCGGAAAGGTAGTCGAATATCTCAAGGATACTGGGGAATATGACAACACATTCATTGTGTTTATGAGCGACAATGGAGCCGAAGGTGCCGC CATGGAAGCTGTTC CTGTAATGGGAGATAATATCACCCGCGCTATTCACCAATATTACGACAACTCGTACGACAACATTGGATCTTGGAACTCCTTCACTTG GCTCGGCCCTCTTTGGGCTCAGGCATCAACAGCGCCATCGAGGCTGTTCAAGTGCTTCCCCTCTCAAGGTGGTATCCTCGTCCCTTGCGTCGTCAAACCGCCCGCGGATACGTTCCTGCCCTCATTTTCTCCCGGCTCATTGAACCGGTCCTTTTCCACTGTCATGGACTTTGCGCCTACCTTCCTCGAGTTAGCTGGAGTATCCCTCCCTCCAGCCTCTGAGAAGACTGTGTCTACAGAGTTAGGGAAAGGCTCGGCCACCACTAAGCGCAGCATGACCACTTTCAGGGGTAAGGATGTACACGCGATGCGAGGCAAGTCCTGGATCCCACACTTTGCTAGGGGAAAGAAAatcgaggatgatgaggtcTGGGCGATACATTCATCCTCCGAACCCGTCGGATGGGAACTGTTTGCGCGTGGTGCCCTAAGAAAAGGAGATTGGAAGATTGTACACTTTGACAAGACAGAGGGCGGTGCAGGAGAGGGTGACGAGGGCTGGGAGCTGTTCAACGTTGCTCAAGATCCCGGAGAGACAACAGATTTGGCCAAGACTGAGCCGGAGAAGCTAAAAGAACTCCTGGCACACTGGGACGAGTATGTGGTCGAGTGTGGCATTGTGTGGGGAGAAGTGGCTTCATCTTCGGGCGTCAGCAAAGATGAGGCCCCGCAGCTATGGGAGGACGAGGTAGAGCTTCAGAAGGCTTGGATGGGTGCTAGAGGGGGTGATTGTCCAGTCGACTGCAAATAG
- a CDS encoding Aminopeptidase: MPVKSMAPQNGGAKVVSFETTPIMSSYLVAWAIGDFEYIESSTKRCPGGNTLPVRVYTTKGLLPQASYALEHACRVLDYFSDLFEIDYPLPKLDLIAIPEFAHGAMENWGLCTFQATALLYDEATSALDNKERVSYVIAHELAHQWFGNLVTMDWWNDLWLKEGFATWAGWLAADHFHPDWQVWDKFMCEGLQTALQLDSLRASHAIDVEIRNGPDIDEIFDDISYLKGTSLIRMLDGHLGREMFLKGVNSYLAGFAYGNTTSADLWDHLSQASGKDVASFMDAWMHQIGFPVVLVSHEMGQLQLSQERFLLTGDLSPSESGAVWWVPVNPILLGPGQEISSKSLGIQFDQKTGVEIVKINAGQAGFFRVAYAPDIFAKLLENVETLTAGEKVCLIADTTALVRAGRTSVIELLQLLSSFRSETNYFVWLQVSKALDILSSNFSDTLADELSRLTRWLVQDITPTVEWEVVPGEDHSKTKMRALIIKMAGLAGDKGTIREALQKFEEYPNNTLHSSLVLIVLSIASVHGGLSAYQRLKSLYLEPPLTSIGNRETYLRVLAMCSLPEAFDDYLGFLLTTKVQVSDLHVSANAISAQPSARKAFWDWLRENWAEVLLKFDGAWPSLDKFLRQGLGGLSGNSSEEEVRNFFSDKNYETIGFGRGMDVVMERIRNCLFGQPSSMTNTDITTVISEEVAPALGPYSHAVKDGGFAFLSGNIPVDATGQVVPGGAAEQTKQVCQNMMSVLKAVGTEVGRVVKVNIFLADMGDFGAVNEVYAKYFVHKPARSCVAVKELPKKVLVEVECIAAL, from the exons ATGCCAGTCAAATCGATGGCACCCCAGAATGGCGGTGCCAAGGTGGTTTCCTTTGAGACAACACCCATCATGAGCAGCTAT CTTGTTGCTTGGGCTATCGGCGATTTTGAATACATCGAATCATCCACCAAGAGATGTCCTGGCGGAAATACCCTACCTGTCCGAGTGTACACCACAAAGGGGCTTTTGCCTCAGGCCTCTTACGCATTGGAGCATGCGTGCCGTGTCCTAGATTACTTTTCAGACCTCTTCGAGATCGACTACCCGCTTCCGAAACTCGACCTAATCGCCATCCCTGAATTT GCCCATGGTGCCATGGAGAATTGGGGACTTTGTACCTTCCAGGCAACAGCTCTCCTATACGATGAAGCCACCTCAGCTCTTGACAACAAGGAGCGAGTCAGTTATGTGATTGCACATG AGCTTGCTCATCAGTGGTTTGGCAATCTCGTCACAATGGACTGGTGGAACGATCTATGGCTCAAGGAAGGCTTTGCCACTTGGGCCGGTTGGCTTGCAGCCGATCATTTCCATCCAG ACTGGCAGGTTTGGGACAAGTTCATG TGCGAAGGTCTCCAGACAGCACTTCAACTCGACTCACTCAGGGCATCACATGCCATCGACGTCGAGATAAGAAATGGCCCGGATATCGATGAGATATTCGACGACATTAGCTATCTCAAAGGTACTTCGTTGATCCGCATGCTGGATGGACATTTGGGTCGCGAGATGTTCCTCAAAGGTGTAAACAGTTATCTGGCTGGCTTTGCATATG GGAATACCACTTCAGCAGATTTGTGGGATCACTTGAGCCAAGCATCGGGAAAAGATGTCGCATCATTCATG GATGCTTGGATGCATCAGATAGGCTTCCCGGTGGTCTTGGTCAGCCATGAAATGGGCCAGCTTCAGCTATCTCAAGAGCGGTTCCTTCTCACAGGCGACTTAAGCCCTTCTGAGTCTGGAGCTGTCTGGTGGGTTCCAGTGAATCCGATTCTCCTTGGCCCCGGTCAGGAAATATCGAGCAAGTCCCTAGGCATACAATTTGACCAGAAGACAGGAGTGGAAATCGTAAAGATCAATGCAGGCCAGGCGGGCTTCTTTAGAGTCGCCTACGCCCCAGACATCTTTGCCAAACTTCTTGAGAATGTAGAAACCCTCACAGCTGGAGAAAAGGTCTGTCTCATCGCGGACACGACTGCTCTTGTGCGAGCTGGCCGAACAAGCGTGATTGAGCTCCTCCAGTTACTATCGTCTTTTCGATCCGAGACCAATTACTT CGTGTGGCTACAGGTTTCCAAGGCACTTGATATTCTCAGCTCGAATTTCTCCGACACTCTCGCAGATGAGCTTTCGAGATTGACAAGATGGCTGGTGCAGGATATAACTCCCACTGTCGAATGGGAAGTGGTGCCGGGCGAAGATCACAGCAAGACAAAGATGAGAGCCCTGATAATCAAGATGGCAGGCTTGGCGGGAGACAAGGG CACGATCAGAGAAGCCCTACAAAAATTCGAAGAATACCCTAACAACACGCTTCACAGCAGCCTTGTCCTGATTGTGCTCTCCATCGCGAGTGTTCATGGAGGCTTATCCGCTTACCAGAGATTGAAGTCTCTCTACCTGGAGCCTCCTCTCACATCGATTGGCAACAGGGAGACTTACTTGCGAGTACTGGCAATGTGCTCCTTACCAGAAGCATTTGATGATTACCTTGGGTTCCTTCTCACCACCAAAGTCCAAGTCTCAGATCTCCACGTTTCGGCCAACGCGATCTCTGCGCAGCCATCGGCCCGGAAAGCGTTTTGGGACTGGCTGAGAGAGAACTGGGCAGAGGTCTTGCTCAAGTTTGACGGGGCCTGGCCGAGTCTGGACAAGTTCTTGAGGCAAGGTCTTGGCGGGCTGTCTGGCAATAgctcggaggaggaggtaCGGAACTTCTTCTCGGATAAAAACTATGAGACGATTGGCTTTGGGAGAGGCATGGATGTGGTGATGGAGCGAATTCGG AATTGTTTGTTTGGCCAACCAAGCAGCATGACCAACACCGATATCACGACTGTTATAAGCGAAGAGGTCGCCCCCGCGCTGGGTCCTTAC TCCCACGCGGTCAAGGATGGTGGCTTCGCGTTCTTGTCGGGCAACATTCCTGTTGACGCGACTGGTCAGGTCGTGCCAGGTGGGGCTGCCGAGCAGACCAAGCAGGTGTGTCAGAACATGATGTCAGTTCTGAAGGCTGTTGGGACCGAGGTTGGCCGTGTTGTCAAGGTCAAC ATCTTTCTCGCTGATATGGGGGACTTTGGGGCCGTGAATGAAGTTTATGCCAAGTACTTTGTGCACAAGCCAGCACGAAGCTGTGTGGCTGTGAAGGAATTGCCCAAGAAGGTGTTGGTGGAGGTTGAGTGTATTGCGGCTCTCTGA
- a CDS encoding N-acetyltransferase domain-containing protein, with translation MAYSLVDGAVADLESITRLQFSAFLSTIAIERLVYPAGMTRRTLALAVQAKKRSFNQSHVRYFKVVTDNGQIVAFARWYVWTEDQPETAWGAPFSFTPPEGLPPSEFNSGAAQQYYRGVDTLKKNNIRGRRCLYLSLLATHPTHHGEGCGSTLMNWGMKYAETHALDLYLISSPESLPWYQKFGFCVIDTFSMDMTMAGGSEEDNTSGFYTATLMQLRCSRNNAL, from the exons ATGGCCTACTCTCTCGTTGATGGTGCTGTCGCTGACTTGGAGAGTATTACTCGCCTCCAATTTTCGGCGTTCTTGTCTACAATTGCCATCGAGCGTCTCGTCTATCCCGCTGGCATGACCCGTCGCACACTTGCCCTGGCTGTCCAAGCAAAGAAACGAAGTTTCAACCAGTCACATGTGCGCTATTTTAAAGTAGTCACTGATAACGGCCAGATCGTGGCGTTCGCACGATGGTATGTCTGGACCGAGGACCAACCTGAGACTGCTTGGGGGGCCCCTTTCAGCTTCACACCGCCTGAAGGGCTGCCGCCGAGTGAATTCAACTCTGGGGCAGCCCAGCAGTATTACCGAGGTGTAGATACCTTGAAGAAAAACAACATCCGGGGAAGACGGTGTCTGT ATTTGTCACTGCTGGCGACACATCCAACCCACCACGGGGAAGGATGCGGGAGCACTCTCATGAACTGGGGCATGAAGTACGCAGAGACACACGCGCTTGACCTGTACCTCATTTCCTCACCGGAATCGCTTCCTTGGTATCAAAAGTTTGGCTTCTGTGTAATCGACACGTTTTCAATGGACATGACCATGGCAGGCGGAAGCGAGGAGGATAACACAAGTGGCTTCTACACGGCCACTCTGATGCAGCTGAGGTGCTCGAGAAACAACGCACTCTGA
- a CDS encoding MFS domain-containing protein produces the protein MASQRSAWSSVSPLLIFSCFCLLVGDMLFGFDTGSFGGILANPGFINQFGKYNTETGKYAFDSTHTSIMSSIPFIGKFLGCFIAGPAIERYGHRMVFVLLSVISFIGVIMEITAADTGAGSGRFAQFLIGRVIVYISVGLVEVDVTTYQAEIVPAPFRGLVVISLQLFLNAGTLIATGANKAYSTSTNGVGWKTVTGLQFIFPTLLIAFVFFIPDSPRWLLSKDRESDAVISLQRLRSKADADEGRCDEEILAIKEALREQVHKGPWLDLLRGNNLRRTMIVFAFYFFQQTTGQAFTSTYQTVFYKENGYADKAFTYPIVTSVLGLLSVIPAMYLVDNLGRRYTLMISYIFQSFWLFLLAGLGGKADKTPTEKNTIVAAFMLFAVWYNVNG, from the exons ATGGCGAGCCAACGATCAGCATGGTCCTCCGTGTCCCCCTTGCTCATATTTTCCTGCTTCTGTCTCCTCGTAGGAGACATGCTCTTTGGCTTCGACACCGGATCGTTCGGTGGTATTCTTGCTAATCCT GGTTTCATTAACCAATTTGGCAAATACAACACCGAGACGGGCAAATATGCGTTCGATTCCACCCATACTTCAATCATGTCCTCTATCCCGTTTATCGGTAAATTCCTGGGATGCTTCATCGCTGGCCCAGCTATCGAACGATATGGCCACCGCATGGTCTTTGTTCTCCTCTCTGTCATTTCGTTTATCGGTGTCATCA TGGAGATCACCGCTGCCGACACGGGGGCCGGCTCCGGGCGCTTTGCGCAGTTCCTCATCGGACGTGTCATTGTCTATATCTCGGTCGGTCTTGTGGAGGTGGATGTGAC AACTTACCAGGCCGAAATTGTCCCAGCCCCTTTCCGTGGCCTGGTCGTCATTTCTCTGCAGCTTTTCCTCAACGCTGGCACTCTTATTGCAACAGGCGCCAACAAGGCTTACTCAACTAGCACCAATGGTGTGGGATGGAAAACCGTTACTGGTCTTCAATTCATCTTTCCCACTC TCCTCATcgcctttgtcttcttcatTCCCGACTCCCCGCGTTGGCTCCTCTCCAAGGACCGTGAGTCTGACGCCGTCATCTCTCTACAGCGACTCCGAAGCAAAGCCGACGCAGACGAGGGTCGATGCGACGAAGAGATCTTGGCCATCAAAGAAGCCCTGAGAGAACAGGTGCATAAAGGCCCATGGCTCGACCTCTTGCGCGGAAACAACCTTCGCCGCACCATGATCGTTTTTGCATTCTACTTCTTCCAGCAG ACCACTGGCCAAGCCTTTACTTCAACATACCAGACTGTCTTCTACAAGGAGAACGGCTACGCGGACAAGGCCTTTACCTATCCCATCGTTACCAGTGTTCTTGGTCTCCTCTCAGTCATTCCAGCAATGTATCTGGTTGACAATCTTGG CCGCCGATACACCCTAATGATCAGCTACATTTTCCAGTCTTTCTGGCTGTTCCTTTTGGCCGGTCTTGGTGGAAAGGCCGATAAAACCCCTACTGAGAAGAACACAATCGTGGCTGCTTTTATGCTCTTTGCCGTCTGGTACAATGTGA ATGGGTAG